One genomic region from Dehalobacter restrictus DSM 9455 encodes:
- the spoVT gene encoding stage V sporulation protein T: MKATGIVRRIDDLGRVVIPKEIRRTLRIREGDPLEIFVDREGEVILKKYSPIGELGDFAKEYADSLFESTGHIACIGDRDVIIAVSGASKKDYLNKSLGAVAEQAMEERRTIYNTGESSVLKETEGEEKVKATNQVIAPIIAEGDPIGVVVLMSKEPNIKMGDLEIKLAETAAGFLAKQMEQ, from the coding sequence ATGAAAGCAACCGGAATTGTCAGAAGAATAGATGATCTTGGCCGAGTAGTTATTCCCAAGGAAATCCGGCGGACTTTACGGATAAGAGAAGGAGATCCACTGGAGATTTTTGTGGACAGAGAAGGGGAAGTGATACTAAAGAAGTATTCGCCCATTGGTGAGTTGGGAGACTTCGCCAAAGAATATGCGGATTCTTTATTTGAATCAACAGGACATATTGCCTGTATCGGAGATAGAGATGTCATCATCGCGGTGTCAGGGGCTTCCAAGAAAGACTACCTAAACAAATCTCTTGGCGCTGTAGCCGAGCAGGCCATGGAAGAAAGGAGGACCATTTACAATACGGGAGAATCTTCTGTTTTGAAAGAAACAGAAGGAGAGGAGAAAGTCAAAGCAACAAATCAGGTCATTGCACCGATTATTGCTGAAGGCGATCCCATTGGGGTAGTCGTACTCATGTCCAAAGAACCGAACATCAAGATGGGAGATTTGGAAATCAAACTTGCTGAAACTGCAGCGGGCTTTTTAGCCAAACAAATGGAACAGTAA
- a CDS encoding RNA-binding S4 domain-containing protein, whose translation MRLDKYLKVSRLIKRRTVAKDVCGGEKVSVNGRVAKPSAEVKPGDIICIDMRNHILEVKVLSTPPSAKAEEAETLYQLIKDEKK comes from the coding sequence TTGAGACTGGACAAATATCTTAAGGTATCAAGGCTTATCAAAAGGAGAACTGTGGCCAAGGATGTCTGTGGAGGCGAAAAAGTCAGTGTAAATGGCAGAGTTGCCAAACCTTCGGCAGAAGTAAAGCCTGGAGACATTATTTGCATTGATATGCGGAATCATATCCTTGAGGTCAAGGTGCTGTCGACGCCACCAAGTGCCAAGGCGGAAGAAGCTGAGACACTCTATCAGTTGATTAAAGATGAAAAAAAATAA
- the glmU gene encoding bifunctional UDP-N-acetylglucosamine diphosphorylase/glucosamine-1-phosphate N-acetyltransferase GlmU, translating to MSHFTAVILAAGKGTRMKSELPKVMHTLAGRPLIDHVLEKVAKPGINDVITIVGHGREMLWEHLGERTRVVVQEEQLGTGHAVMQVLPLIDEDSSILVLSGDQPLLAGHTLQSLMEIHQKTGSSATVLTAVMENPSGYGRILKEDNVFQGIIEEKDADVLQKGIKEINTGTYCFNGAALKFALQKITPKNAQGEYYLTDVFDILLSYGQKIEIFCTDDPSEALGINNRVQLAEAEDILYDRIRKYWMMEGVTIINPPSVFIDAEVVLGKDVILNPFTMIKGNTRIEEGANIGPSTTLINCVCQKGCQIEHSVARDAVIGENCLVGPYAYLRPGTVLGKEVKVGDFVEIKNSIIEEGTKVPHLSYIGDSRLGKNVNIGAGTITCNYDGENKHQTIIEDRVFVGSNTNFVAPVSIGKEAVIGAGSTITKDVPDQALAIERSQQRIIENWHLSKKK from the coding sequence ATGTCTCATTTTACAGCAGTCATTTTGGCTGCGGGAAAAGGTACCCGTATGAAATCGGAATTACCAAAAGTGATGCACACGTTGGCTGGCCGTCCGCTGATCGACCACGTTCTGGAGAAGGTTGCAAAACCGGGAATTAATGATGTTATTACGATTGTCGGTCATGGCCGCGAAATGTTGTGGGAACACCTTGGGGAACGAACCAGGGTGGTTGTTCAAGAAGAACAATTGGGCACAGGTCACGCCGTGATGCAGGTATTGCCATTGATCGATGAAGACAGTAGCATTCTGGTCTTAAGCGGGGATCAGCCGCTTTTAGCCGGGCATACGCTTCAGTCATTAATGGAGATTCACCAAAAGACGGGCTCTTCAGCTACAGTACTCACGGCGGTCATGGAGAATCCTTCTGGTTATGGAAGGATATTGAAAGAGGACAATGTTTTTCAAGGCATTATCGAAGAAAAAGATGCAGATGTTTTGCAAAAAGGGATTAAGGAGATCAATACAGGCACCTATTGTTTCAACGGAGCAGCCTTAAAATTTGCGCTTCAGAAGATTACACCTAAAAATGCCCAGGGCGAGTATTATCTCACTGATGTCTTTGATATCCTACTTTCGTACGGTCAAAAAATTGAGATCTTTTGTACGGACGACCCGTCAGAAGCTTTAGGCATTAATAATCGGGTTCAGCTGGCTGAAGCTGAGGATATCTTGTATGATCGAATCAGAAAATACTGGATGATGGAGGGAGTAACGATCATCAATCCTCCATCGGTTTTTATAGATGCGGAAGTTGTTCTTGGGAAGGACGTCATCCTTAATCCTTTTACAATGATTAAAGGAAATACCAGGATTGAAGAAGGCGCAAACATTGGCCCCTCGACAACACTGATCAACTGTGTTTGTCAGAAGGGATGTCAGATCGAACACTCTGTTGCGCGAGACGCGGTGATCGGAGAGAATTGCCTTGTGGGACCGTATGCTTACCTGAGACCCGGAACGGTTTTGGGTAAAGAGGTTAAAGTTGGTGATTTCGTAGAAATTAAAAACAGCATCATTGAAGAGGGAACCAAAGTCCCTCACCTGAGCTATATTGGCGATTCCAGGTTGGGCAAAAATGTGAACATAGGTGCAGGAACGATTACCTGCAACTATGATGGCGAGAATAAGCATCAGACCATTATTGAAGACCGTGTTTTTGTCGGCAGCAATACAAACTTTGTTGCTCCGGTATCTATCGGCAAAGAAGCAGTCATCGGCGCCGGGTCAACAATTACGAAAGATGTTCCTGATCAGGCTCTGGCGATCGAAAGATCACAACAGCGAATTATTGAAAATTGGCACTTGTCCAAGAAAAAGTAG
- the pth gene encoding aminoacyl-tRNA hydrolase, producing MRAVIGLGNPGVKYSETKHNAGFMLLDRIAAQEGLSFRNDFRGKVVEMRNKDERIFFLKPITYMNLSGLAVGELISYYKINTQNILVVHDDMDLPLGRIRLRAKGSAGGHNGLKSIISELGSQDFWRLKIGVGRPKTEFDVVNHVLSTFPKEEKAVLDGTLDRAQRAVGLWIEGRGDEAMNLFNQEKQSL from the coding sequence ATGAGGGCTGTAATCGGTCTCGGGAATCCGGGAGTTAAATATAGCGAGACAAAACATAATGCAGGATTCATGCTACTGGACAGAATTGCGGCTCAGGAAGGATTGTCTTTTCGTAATGATTTTCGCGGTAAAGTGGTTGAAATGAGAAACAAAGATGAGCGGATATTCTTTCTGAAGCCAATTACTTATATGAATCTAAGCGGTTTAGCCGTTGGGGAACTGATAAGCTATTATAAAATAAATACGCAGAATATATTGGTGGTCCATGATGATATGGATCTCCCCCTCGGCAGGATACGATTGAGGGCCAAAGGGAGTGCCGGGGGACATAACGGACTGAAATCCATAATTTCGGAATTGGGGTCACAGGATTTCTGGCGTCTTAAAATCGGCGTTGGAAGACCAAAGACAGAATTTGATGTGGTTAATCATGTACTCTCAACGTTTCCCAAAGAGGAAAAAGCAGTGTTGGATGGTACTCTGGACAGGGCACAGCGCGCTGTAGGATTGTGGATAGAGGGCCGTGGGGACGAGGCCATGAATCTATTTAACCAGGAAAAACAGTCACTTTAA
- a CDS encoding HU family DNA-binding protein gives MNKAELVAAVAEKTEFTKKDAEKAVAAVFDTISQAMASGEKVQLVGFGTFEVKKREERVGRNPQTKEEIVIPACKVPGFKAGKALKESVQ, from the coding sequence TTGAATAAAGCGGAACTCGTTGCTGCAGTAGCAGAAAAGACCGAATTCACCAAGAAGGATGCCGAAAAAGCGGTAGCCGCAGTCTTTGACACAATCAGTCAAGCAATGGCAAGTGGTGAGAAAGTCCAATTAGTTGGTTTTGGTACATTTGAGGTTAAGAAAAGAGAAGAGCGTGTTGGTAGAAATCCTCAGACCAAAGAGGAAATTGTCATTCCCGCATGCAAAGTACCTGGCTTTAAGGCAGGAAAAGCTTTAAAAGAGTCAGTACAGTAA
- the mfd gene encoding transcription-repair coupling factor — MPTINDFLYKGLDIGEISAALSRKESPQMIYQMTGSEKAAFAAQVSLLKQQALIITYTDEQAQKWARDLEAWLPGKNIMLFPTTEWLPFEVFSRSHEITAERIRVLSSLLPFNRETDSETIVVAPVQAIMKKLIRPEKWLIHCILFKVGEQYAVSDLMRLLVEAGYEREETIEGRGQFALRGGILDIAPHDRDPVRIEFFDEEVDSIRIFDLETQKSLESISEVLIVPVQEYVIDTKRQQDLKGEIKARARKAVGRLQRLDRVEAVKRLHKKVEYLENRLNTGILDESIYPYLSLLSEEYVPFFEWLDQDCLVFLDEPLRLKEQLDFQSNQRLTEFTDNLEKGEEFVNPDHLFISFEDLLASGKRPLLGLSNLLREIPGFDPKRVTNMIARPLAGYGKTSILVEEIQRWKSIGYVIALFAGNEEQSQRLGQGLKDRSINASLVRMEDPIIQGGVYIYPLSINQGFELPVSKMVIFSESEIYRRERKHQAKPKKGPKETDILSFSDLKPGDYVVHFYHGIGKFTGIETIEVDGIEKDYFAIRYAGEDKLYVPLDQLQLLQKYLGTEESSTPKLNKLNGNEWNKAKARAQSAVKEMAINLLELYAKREGAVGFAYPEDSHWQKEFEDRFPYEETPDQLQSIMEVKKDMMKSRPMDRLLCGDVGYGKTEVALRAAFKAIISGKQVAVMVPTTILAQQHYNTFRERFMDYPVKIEMLSRFRTAKEQKQIIQSLKDGSLDIVVGTHRLLSEGVSFKDLGLLVVDEEQRFGVAHKEKLKTLKTNVDVLTLSATPIPRTLHMSLVGLRDMSVIMTPPEDRFPVQTFVAEFNADLVRDAIRRELYRGGQVFFVHNRVETLDRVVRLLNLIIPEARCGVVHGQMSESQLEKEMISFLEKEKDILICTTIIETGLDMPNVNTLIVDGADKFGLSQLYQLRGRVGRSNRKAYAYFLYQPQKILTEEAEKRLTTIREFTEFGSGFKIAMRDLEIRGAGNFIGGEQHGHLASIGFSLYVKMLKEAVQQLRGETVEEVAEPVIDIQVKALLPDEYIVDKQIKATLYQRMLGISSEEHLSDFLDELVDRFGNPPDEVENLAKIIRIRMKAKQLGLEQVAQHKQNISLRFAADPGISGEQLMSIAAKFPYPLSFAAGEQGNLELNLRLRVSSIEDIFKAIFKLFDILEEYVMHPAAAARTVSGTV; from the coding sequence ATGCCTACGATTAATGATTTTTTGTACAAAGGTTTGGATATTGGGGAAATAAGCGCTGCCTTAAGCAGAAAAGAGTCCCCACAAATGATTTACCAAATGACCGGCAGCGAAAAAGCTGCGTTTGCAGCCCAGGTCTCCTTGCTGAAGCAGCAGGCTCTGATCATCACCTATACAGATGAACAAGCCCAAAAATGGGCAAGAGATCTGGAGGCATGGCTTCCCGGAAAAAATATTATGCTTTTCCCGACAACAGAGTGGCTTCCGTTTGAAGTTTTCAGCAGAAGTCACGAAATTACGGCAGAGAGAATCCGGGTCCTGAGCAGCCTGCTCCCATTCAACCGGGAAACAGACAGCGAAACAATTGTCGTTGCGCCCGTCCAGGCGATCATGAAGAAACTAATTCGCCCGGAAAAGTGGCTGATACATTGTATCCTTTTTAAGGTCGGGGAACAGTATGCAGTTTCTGACCTTATGCGCTTATTGGTAGAGGCCGGTTATGAACGTGAAGAAACCATTGAGGGCAGAGGACAGTTTGCTTTGCGCGGTGGGATTCTCGATATTGCACCACATGACAGAGATCCTGTCAGGATAGAATTTTTTGATGAGGAAGTAGATTCTATCCGGATATTTGATTTGGAGACCCAAAAATCACTGGAAAGTATTTCTGAGGTCCTTATTGTTCCTGTTCAGGAGTATGTTATTGATACCAAAAGGCAGCAGGATCTGAAAGGGGAAATCAAAGCCAGGGCCCGCAAAGCCGTCGGTCGTTTACAGCGGCTGGATCGGGTAGAAGCGGTTAAGAGACTTCATAAAAAAGTAGAATATCTTGAAAACCGGCTGAACACGGGAATTCTTGATGAAAGCATTTATCCTTACCTTAGTCTGCTGTCCGAAGAGTATGTTCCTTTCTTTGAATGGCTCGATCAGGATTGTCTTGTATTTCTCGATGAACCGCTCCGGCTTAAGGAGCAGCTGGATTTTCAGTCCAATCAGCGTCTTACTGAATTTACGGACAACCTAGAAAAGGGAGAAGAGTTTGTTAATCCCGATCATTTATTTATCAGCTTTGAAGATTTGCTCGCTAGCGGAAAGCGTCCTTTGCTGGGCCTGTCGAATTTATTGCGGGAAATACCCGGGTTTGACCCTAAAAGAGTGACGAACATGATTGCCCGCCCTTTAGCCGGGTATGGTAAGACTTCAATCCTGGTGGAAGAGATTCAGCGGTGGAAGTCCATCGGATACGTGATTGCACTTTTTGCAGGGAACGAGGAACAATCTCAGCGACTTGGGCAAGGGTTAAAGGACAGAAGCATTAATGCCAGTCTGGTCAGGATGGAAGATCCAATCATACAGGGCGGCGTTTATATTTATCCGCTTTCGATCAACCAAGGCTTTGAACTGCCTGTAAGCAAAATGGTTATTTTTTCAGAATCGGAAATATACCGAAGAGAACGAAAACACCAGGCAAAGCCCAAAAAAGGCCCAAAAGAAACAGATATTCTTTCTTTCAGCGACCTTAAACCAGGTGATTACGTTGTGCACTTTTACCATGGAATCGGCAAGTTTACCGGAATTGAAACCATTGAGGTCGATGGTATTGAAAAGGATTATTTTGCGATTCGTTATGCCGGTGAAGATAAGCTGTATGTGCCGCTTGATCAGCTGCAGCTGCTGCAGAAATACCTCGGGACAGAAGAATCAAGCACGCCCAAGCTGAACAAACTGAACGGCAATGAATGGAACAAGGCGAAAGCCAGGGCACAGAGTGCTGTTAAAGAGATGGCCATCAATTTACTTGAGCTTTATGCGAAAAGGGAAGGGGCTGTGGGATTTGCTTATCCGGAAGACAGCCATTGGCAGAAAGAGTTTGAAGACCGCTTCCCATATGAAGAAACACCAGACCAGTTGCAGAGTATTATGGAAGTCAAGAAAGATATGATGAAGTCCCGGCCGATGGACCGGCTTCTTTGTGGGGATGTGGGGTACGGTAAAACTGAAGTTGCCCTGAGAGCCGCATTTAAGGCGATAATCAGCGGCAAGCAGGTTGCAGTCATGGTACCGACGACCATCCTCGCCCAGCAGCATTATAATACGTTTAGAGAACGCTTTATGGATTATCCTGTAAAAATCGAAATGCTAAGCCGTTTTCGCACAGCCAAGGAACAGAAGCAGATCATTCAGAGTCTGAAGGACGGGTCGCTTGATATCGTGGTCGGTACCCACCGTCTCCTATCGGAAGGTGTTAGCTTCAAGGACCTGGGTCTGCTTGTTGTCGATGAAGAGCAGCGTTTTGGTGTTGCTCACAAAGAGAAGCTCAAAACCCTGAAGACCAATGTCGATGTTTTAACCCTTTCAGCTACGCCGATTCCCAGAACCCTGCATATGTCTCTAGTTGGCTTAAGAGATATGAGCGTTATCATGACGCCTCCGGAAGATAGGTTCCCTGTTCAGACATTTGTTGCCGAATTTAATGCGGATCTAGTAAGAGATGCAATACGCAGGGAATTATACAGAGGGGGCCAGGTGTTTTTTGTCCATAACCGGGTCGAGACACTGGATAGAGTGGTCAGACTGCTGAATTTGATTATCCCGGAAGCCCGTTGTGGGGTTGTACATGGGCAGATGAGCGAAAGCCAGCTTGAGAAAGAAATGATTTCCTTTTTGGAAAAAGAGAAAGATATTCTAATTTGCACTACCATCATCGAAACAGGTTTGGATATGCCGAACGTCAATACACTTATTGTCGATGGAGCGGATAAATTTGGCCTGAGCCAGCTTTATCAGCTCAGGGGCAGGGTGGGCAGGTCAAACCGGAAAGCGTATGCCTACTTTTTATACCAACCGCAAAAAATTCTGACAGAAGAGGCAGAAAAGAGGCTGACTACAATCAGGGAATTCACTGAATTTGGTTCCGGTTTCAAGATTGCCATGCGTGATTTGGAAATAAGAGGAGCAGGTAATTTTATCGGGGGGGAGCAGCATGGGCATCTTGCAAGCATTGGCTTCAGCCTTTATGTCAAGATGCTGAAAGAGGCAGTTCAGCAATTACGTGGTGAAACAGTGGAAGAAGTCGCTGAGCCAGTCATAGATATTCAGGTCAAGGCGCTCCTTCCTGATGAATATATCGTGGATAAGCAGATTAAGGCTACGCTTTACCAGAGAATGCTCGGCATTTCTAGTGAAGAACACTTAAGTGACTTTCTGGATGAACTGGTGGACAGATTTGGAAACCCGCCCGATGAAGTTGAAAACCTGGCTAAAATTATCAGGATAAGAATGAAAGCCAAACAACTGGGTCTCGAACAGGTTGCTCAGCATAAACAGAATATCTCCCTGCGGTTTGCCGCTGATCCCGGAATATCCGGAGAACAGCTGATGAGTATTGCCGCAAAATTTCCTTACCCGTTGTCATTTGCAGCTGGGGAACAAGGTAATCTTGAATTGAATCTGCGGCTTAGGGTTTCGAGTATAGAAGATATCTTTAAAGCCATATTCAAATTATTTGATATTTTAGAGGAATATGTGATGCATCCGGCAGCAGCTGCCAGGACCGTATCCGGTACAGTTTAA
- the mazG gene encoding nucleoside triphosphate pyrophosphohydrolase — MNPILNILGLGDQGLDSLSLAAYKLLKGSDLIFLWNAEHPAASDLIREGFPCQEIFAAAEKTENILLDLDTGLDLIAEKVMTVSGKKQITLALPGFPIAEGRITAGLYRRLGTSFTLKATMIRENSDPLERLTAIMAELRSARGCPWDKEQDHESLKKYLIEETYEVLDAIDSKNMNNLCEELGDLLLQVVFHSRIAEESGRFSLNDVIKGISDKLIRRHPHVFGSVEVASSQEVLVNWDEIKKMEKLTSQSPEKETERNFFDIPGGLPALQFAEKTQKKASKAGFDWEDHRGPLSKIYEELAELEKEVGKSPRIEEELGDLLFSIVNLSRFLGINAEEALRQGTKKFQQRFYKMVHKIDLEGPNRGGMSMENMNFFWEVVKSEEKTGV, encoded by the coding sequence GTGAACCCGATATTAAATATTCTGGGCCTCGGAGACCAAGGACTTGATTCTTTGTCTCTTGCCGCCTATAAATTATTGAAAGGTTCAGATCTGATATTCCTGTGGAATGCCGAACATCCGGCAGCTTCAGATCTGATTCGGGAGGGTTTTCCGTGCCAGGAAATATTCGCAGCAGCGGAAAAAACGGAAAATATTCTTTTAGACCTAGACACAGGACTCGATTTGATTGCAGAAAAGGTTATGACGGTGTCCGGTAAGAAGCAAATAACGCTCGCTTTGCCGGGTTTCCCAATCGCGGAAGGCAGGATCACAGCCGGACTTTACCGAAGGCTTGGAACCTCTTTTACTCTGAAGGCGACAATGATCAGGGAAAATAGTGACCCGCTGGAAAGGCTCACTGCAATTATGGCCGAATTGCGTTCTGCTCGGGGGTGTCCTTGGGATAAGGAGCAGGACCATGAGTCGCTGAAGAAATATCTGATTGAAGAGACCTATGAAGTGTTGGATGCAATTGATTCCAAAAATATGAATAATTTATGTGAGGAATTGGGAGACTTATTATTACAAGTCGTGTTCCATTCCCGCATTGCAGAGGAATCCGGGCGATTCAGCCTGAACGATGTCATAAAGGGCATTTCGGATAAACTGATACGCCGGCATCCTCATGTTTTTGGGTCAGTTGAAGTAGCATCAAGCCAGGAGGTTCTGGTAAACTGGGATGAAATTAAAAAAATGGAAAAGCTGACATCCCAAAGTCCGGAAAAAGAAACGGAAAGGAATTTCTTTGATATTCCAGGAGGGCTTCCAGCGCTGCAATTCGCTGAAAAGACTCAAAAAAAGGCTTCCAAAGCCGGTTTTGACTGGGAGGATCACCGGGGCCCCCTTTCTAAAATCTATGAAGAGCTCGCTGAGCTTGAAAAGGAAGTGGGAAAAAGTCCAAGAATAGAAGAAGAACTAGGCGATTTGCTCTTTTCTATTGTTAATCTGTCGCGTTTTCTCGGAATAAACGCTGAAGAAGCCCTGCGGCAGGGGACGAAGAAATTTCAACAAAGATTTTATAAAATGGTGCACAAAATAGATTTGGAAGGACCTAACAGAGGAGGAATGAGCATGGAAAACATGAATTTTTTCTGGGAAGTGGTAAAAAGTGAAGAAAAAACTGGGGTTTGA
- a CDS encoding ribose-phosphate diphosphokinase, giving the protein MATKELKIFCGNANRELAQEIADYLGISMGVANVKTFMDGEINIGIDESVRGADVFVVQPTCAPTNDSIMELLILIDALRRASAYRITAVVPYYGYARQERKTKAREPITAKLMANLITTAGADRLVAMDLHAPAIQGFFDIPVDHLPGVPILAEYFMEKKLEDICVVSPDIGGVGRARNFAERIGASLAIVDKRRPEPNVSKIMHVIGDLQGKIAVLIDDITDTGGTITQAAAVLMEKGAKEVYACCTHPVLSGPAIGILEKSVIKEFVVTNTIPLTPEKKIDKIKVLSVAPLLGEAIVRIHEDLSVSKLFS; this is encoded by the coding sequence ATGGCTACGAAAGAACTTAAAATTTTTTGCGGAAACGCAAATAGGGAACTCGCGCAGGAGATTGCCGATTATCTTGGCATTTCCATGGGGGTTGCCAATGTCAAAACATTTATGGACGGCGAAATCAACATCGGAATTGATGAAAGCGTAAGGGGTGCCGATGTGTTTGTTGTTCAGCCGACCTGCGCGCCAACCAACGATAGTATTATGGAGCTGTTAATCCTTATTGATGCCTTGCGGAGAGCGTCAGCCTATCGGATTACGGCAGTGGTTCCCTATTACGGCTATGCCAGACAGGAAAGGAAGACAAAGGCCAGAGAACCGATTACGGCGAAACTCATGGCCAATCTCATAACGACTGCTGGAGCGGATCGTCTGGTGGCCATGGATCTTCATGCACCTGCAATTCAGGGATTTTTCGACATTCCAGTTGATCATCTCCCCGGAGTACCGATCCTCGCGGAATATTTTATGGAGAAGAAACTCGAAGATATTTGCGTTGTATCACCTGATATCGGAGGAGTCGGCAGGGCCAGGAATTTTGCGGAACGAATCGGGGCATCGCTCGCAATTGTGGATAAACGTCGGCCTGAACCGAATGTATCAAAAATAATGCATGTCATCGGTGACCTGCAGGGAAAAATAGCAGTACTTATTGACGATATCACAGATACCGGTGGTACGATTACCCAGGCTGCAGCTGTACTGATGGAAAAAGGAGCCAAAGAGGTCTATGCCTGTTGTACGCACCCGGTATTATCTGGCCCTGCTATCGGCATTCTCGAAAAATCCGTTATTAAAGAATTTGTCGTAACAAATACCATTCCTTTAACCCCGGAAAAGAAGATTGATAAGATTAAAGTGCTTTCTGTTGCTCCTTTATTGGGCGAAGCTATCGTTAGAATCCATGAGGATTTATCCGTCAGTAAATTATTCAGTTAG
- a CDS encoding peptidylprolyl isomerase has product MKKITITMIIMLLASLLMLNGCAKQEFAVKVNKQSIPMTTYEEKLNASKTYYEKQGMDFSTDEGKASLESIKSSVLENIIMTELIRQEVEKNKWDTTNPDVTKKIDELKSTLTNQDYASFLKEQAMTEEEVANFYAFSYYVGKDVTVSDQEVQQYFESHYSDFGGQDEQVKASHVLVATEAEANKVIQEYKAGKDFSELAKEYSTDTGSKDSGGNLDYFSHGEMVTEFEEAAFSQKVGTISEKPVKTEYGYHVILVEDHKEAVVPDFEKVKTSVQEAALANAKNLKVSSYYSELRQAAEVEYAEELKPADTTAK; this is encoded by the coding sequence ATGAAAAAAATAACAATAACAATGATCATCATGCTGCTTGCTTCGCTGCTTATGCTCAATGGCTGCGCCAAACAGGAATTTGCAGTTAAAGTGAATAAGCAAAGTATCCCCATGACGACTTATGAAGAAAAGTTAAATGCCAGCAAAACCTATTATGAGAAGCAGGGTATGGACTTTAGCACGGATGAGGGCAAGGCCAGTCTGGAAAGCATCAAGAGTTCCGTCCTCGAAAATATTATTATGACAGAATTAATTCGACAGGAAGTTGAGAAGAATAAATGGGATACAACCAATCCAGATGTTACAAAGAAAATAGATGAGCTCAAAAGTACGCTGACCAATCAGGATTATGCAAGTTTTCTGAAAGAACAGGCGATGACCGAAGAAGAAGTGGCCAATTTTTATGCTTTTTCGTATTACGTTGGTAAAGATGTGACAGTTTCGGATCAGGAAGTCCAGCAGTATTTTGAATCGCATTACTCGGATTTTGGCGGACAGGATGAACAGGTCAAGGCCAGCCACGTTTTGGTTGCAACTGAAGCGGAAGCCAATAAAGTAATCCAGGAGTATAAGGCTGGTAAAGATTTTTCCGAACTGGCCAAGGAATATTCTACAGACACCGGCAGTAAGGATTCAGGCGGGAATCTCGATTATTTTTCCCACGGAGAAATGGTGACTGAATTTGAAGAGGCTGCTTTCAGCCAGAAGGTAGGAACCATCTCGGAAAAACCGGTGAAGACGGAATATGGCTACCATGTCATTTTGGTTGAAGACCATAAAGAGGCTGTTGTGCCTGACTTTGAAAAGGTTAAAACAAGCGTTCAGGAAGCTGCTTTGGCAAATGCCAAAAATCTGAAAGTATCAAGCTATTATTCGGAACTCAGACAAGCAGCTGAAGTCGAATACGCCGAAGAATTAAAACCGGCAGATACAACTGCTAAATAA
- a CDS encoding PRC-barrel domain-containing protein → MLPSKKILSLPIISLKEGQQIGLVRNIVIDPKAKAVAALMVDPKGFFKEQRIIPYNRVVSIGENVITVSTENQAEKATNLPDILELLKEKTAIIGTKVITASGKTLGIIEEFYIDTENGMISSLDISGGKIEGLFKGKASLKADDILTIGSDVVVVVKDCEERLELFTKGINDNVKSMIQVASQKASRKSQDLNRFWKKNKDAETSEDFPDDTDKPIQPVSAEISTSVTDNFCEGQDEEATTNADKGPKDGLI, encoded by the coding sequence ATGCTGCCCAGTAAAAAAATTTTATCCCTGCCGATTATTTCTCTAAAAGAAGGCCAACAAATCGGGCTTGTGCGCAATATCGTCATTGACCCGAAAGCCAAAGCTGTTGCCGCATTGATGGTCGACCCCAAGGGGTTCTTCAAAGAACAGCGTATTATTCCTTATAACAGGGTTGTCAGCATTGGTGAAAACGTCATCACCGTCAGCACTGAGAATCAGGCGGAAAAAGCGACAAATTTACCTGATATTTTAGAACTTCTCAAAGAAAAAACGGCGATCATTGGAACAAAAGTCATTACTGCCAGCGGCAAAACCCTCGGTATCATTGAAGAGTTCTATATCGATACCGAAAATGGCATGATATCAAGTCTTGATATCTCCGGAGGTAAAATAGAGGGGCTTTTCAAGGGAAAAGCCAGCCTGAAAGCCGACGATATTCTTACCATCGGTTCCGATGTCGTCGTTGTGGTTAAAGACTGTGAAGAGAGACTTGAACTTTTTACGAAAGGCATCAATGATAATGTCAAATCCATGATCCAGGTTGCTTCCCAAAAGGCAAGCCGAAAAAGTCAGGATCTGAACAGATTCTGGAAAAAGAACAAGGACGCTGAAACAAGCGAAGATTTCCCGGATGATACAGACAAACCAATCCAGCCTGTCTCAGCAGAAATCAGCACGTCTGTTACGGATAATTTCTGCGAGGGGCAAGATGAAGAAGCCACCACCAATGCAGACAAAGGTCCCAAAGACGGCCTTATCTAA